DNA sequence from the Candidatus Kaistella beijingensis genome:
ATGCAGGATTTTCGTTGTTTTACGCAGGAATTAATCTTGGTGCACTTCTCGGCGGATATTTGTGTATCGCGATTGGAAAAGGCGAAATGCTTTCCTCTGTAATTCCCGAAAACAAAAGATGGAATGTCGCCTTCGGATTGGCAGCAATCGTAATGGTGATTTCCTTGATCAATTTTGTTTTCACTCAAAGAAGAATGGGACCAATTGGGTTAGCTCCCCAAAAAATATTGGCCGATGGAACCAAAGTTGCGCTCGAAAAATGGAAGGAATATGGCGTTTATGTCTTGTCTTTAATCTTCGTTCCATTGATTATGGTGATGGTTTCCGTTCCTGAATATACCGATTATTTCATGTGGACAGTTGGACCTTTAACGCTGATTTATCTTTTCTACGAAATGTCAAAAGTAAATTCGTCAGAACGAAAAAAACTTTGGGCAGCGTTGGTTTTCATTGTATTCTCAATCCTTTTTTGGGGAATTTATGAACAATCGGGCGGTTCATTGAGTATTTTCGCCGCAAAAAACTTAAATAAAGATTTATTTGGACTCGACCCAAATGGAGTAAATAATTCAGGAGGCGCATTTTTCATTATTTTCCTCGCTCCATTGGTTGGACTTTTATGGGTTTGGTTGAGCAAAAGAAGATTAGAACCAAACACTTTAATAAAATTCGGACTTGGATTTATTTTCCTTGGTTTAGGTTATTACGTTTTGTTCGCAACCAAATTTTTCGCCAATTTACAGGGAGTTACCTCATTGAATGTTTTCACCATCGCACTTTTGGTCATTACTTTTGGTGAATTGTGTCTCTCTCCTATCGGTTTATCGATTATGACGAAACTTTCCACCGAAAAATTGCAGGGAATGATGATGGGAATGTGGTTTCTCGCTTCAGCTTACGGACAATATGTTGCAGGAATTATCGGCGCAAATATGGCGACCGCAAAAGAAGGTGCATCAAACATGGATGCACTGATCGCTTATACCGACGGTTACAAACAATTGGGAATTTACGCCTTAATTGCAGGTGTGGTCTTAATTTTGATATCTCCGATGGTGAAAAAACTCATGCAGGAAGTTAGGTAATATAATTCTTCTCGTAGGGTAAAATCGTGATTTCTCCATGAAACTAATTTCAAATCATTTTTAACAATCGCATCAAATGTAAATCCAATATAAGATGAAGAAAATTGCCTTTTTATTGTTCGCATTGTTTGCTGTTTTAAGTTTTTCACAAGTCAAGTGGATGACCTTGGAACAGGCAATTGCAGCGCAGCAAGAAAAGCCAAAAAAAATCTTCATCGATTTTTATGCAGATTGGTGCGGCCCGTGTAAAATCATGGATAAAAACACTTACGGACATCAAGAAATCGCCAATTTTTTAAACGAAAATTATTATGCCGTAAAGTTTGATGCGGAAGGAAAAGAAAGCGTAACAGTTTTTGGGCGAATATTTTCGAACCCCGAATTTTCAAGCGGAAAAAAGAGAAATTCCATGCATGATTTCACAAAGTTCATGAACGTAAATTCAGTTCCATCGATTGTTTTTCTTAACGAGCAAAGCATGCCGATTACGAATATCAACGGTTTTCTCACTGCAAAAGAACTTGACCCTTATTTAAGAATTATTTCGAGCGATGAATATAAAAAATTTAAATCCCGTGCAGAATGGGAAAATTATCAACGCAAGATGAAATCGACAATTAAGGAATAACTGTTGCACATGATTTCTATTAATGCAGCTTGCAAAGGAAATTATAGTTGATATTCAAAAGTATTTTAAAGTTCCAAACCTTAAAACATAGACTTTCAATTTATTTGGAAGTCTTTTTTATTTTCACGAAATTCGCTCGTTATCAAAATGCACTATTTATTGCGAAGCAAATTAACCATTGACACTTGATTCATCCATAGAATTCTTAAAAGGAATCGGTCCCGAAAGAGCCAAATTCATCAGAAATGTTTTGGGAATTTCCACTGTGGAAGATTTGCTGACTTTTTATCCGTTGCGATACATCGATAAAAGTAAAATCCATAAAATTGGCGCTTTACAGGAAGAACCCGATGCTGAAATTCAATTAAAAGGCAAAATCACCGACATTCAGGAAATCGGTTACGGAAAAGGTCAGAAAAGAATGACTGCAAAATTACGTGACGAAACGGGAACTTTGGAGTTGGTGTGGTTTCGCTATTCCAAATGGATGAAGGAGCAGATTCCTTTGAACCAAGAAATCTTCATTTTCGGGAAAGTAAATCTCTTCAACGGAAATTTTTCCATGCCGCATCCGGAAATTGAAATGGATGAGAAAAAGGCACTTTCAGGAACACTTCTTCCTATTTATCCGGGAAGTGAAAAATTGGCGAAAAGAGGAATCAACAATAAATTTTTTCAGAATACTTTAAGTGAAATCGTCAGAAATCTACCTTCGTTAATCGAAGAAAACCTACCTGATTCTTTAATGAAAAATTTAAAGTTAATCGGTCGAATCCCTGCTTTTTACAATATTCATTTTCCGAAAGATCTCAATCATTTTGAACATGCAAACCGAAGAATTAAGTTTGAGGAAGCGTTCTTTTTCCAATTAGGTTATGGATTAAAAAAGCAGCATCAGAAAACATCTGTCGTGGGAAATCCGTTTCCAAAAGTAGGTGAAAACTTTAAAAACTTTTATGAAAACAATATTCCTTTTGAATTGACGAATGCACAAAAGCGGGTTTTAAAGGAAATCCGGACCGACATGAAAAAACCGATTCAGATGAATCGACTTTTGCAAGGTGACGTTGGTTCAGGAAAAACGATGGTCGCACTCCTTTCCATGCTGATTGCGATGGACAACGGTTTTCAAAGCTGTATGATGGCTCCAACTGAAATTTTGGCGCAGCAACATTTCAACGGAATTTCCGAACTTTTAGAACACACCAATATCAAAGTCAGATTGTTGACCGGTTCTACAAAAACTTCCGAACGGAAAATCATTCACGAGGAATTATTGAGCGGCGAACTTTCTATTTTAGTCGGAACTCATGCTGTTTTAGAAGATATCGTTCAGTTCAAAAATTTGGGTTTAGCAATTATTGATGAACAGCATCGTTTCGGAGTCGCACAGAGAGCGAAACTTTGGGCAAAAAATAAAATTCCGCCACATATTTTGGTGATGACGGCAACTCCGATTCCGAGAACTTTGGCGATGAGTTTTTACAGCGATTTGGATGTCTCTATAATCGATGAAATGCCGGTTGGAAGAAAACCCATTATTACTGCTCATCGACGGGAAAAAGACCGACTTTCGGTTTTCCGTTTTGCAAAAGAAGAGATTGATAAAGGGCGACAAATTTATTTCGTTTATCCATTAATCGAAGAATCTGAAACTTTGGATTACAAGAATTTGATGGAAAATTTCGACCATATTTTAGAGTTCTATTCAGAATATAATGTCACGATGCTTCACGGCAGAATGCGTCCCGATGAAAAGGAAGCCAACATGAAATATTTTGCGTCGGGAAAAGCGCAAATTATGGTCGCAACAACCGTGATTGAAGTCGGCGTAAATGTTCCAAATGCTTCGGTGATGATTATAGAAAGTGCGGAAAGATTCGGACTTTCACAACTTCATCAACTTCGTGGTAGAGTTGGTCGCGGTGCGGAACAGAGTTACTGTATTTTGCTGACTTCCGACAAACTTTCCAAGGAAAGCAGAACCCGAATTAAAACCATGACTGAAACTAATGACGGTTTCAAAATTTCAGAAGTCGATATGCAACTTCGCGGACCGGGAGATATTTTGGGAACACAGCAAAGCGG
Encoded proteins:
- the recG gene encoding ATP-dependent DNA helicase RecG; protein product: MTLDSSIEFLKGIGPERAKFIRNVLGISTVEDLLTFYPLRYIDKSKIHKIGALQEEPDAEIQLKGKITDIQEIGYGKGQKRMTAKLRDETGTLELVWFRYSKWMKEQIPLNQEIFIFGKVNLFNGNFSMPHPEIEMDEKKALSGTLLPIYPGSEKLAKRGINNKFFQNTLSEIVRNLPSLIEENLPDSLMKNLKLIGRIPAFYNIHFPKDLNHFEHANRRIKFEEAFFFQLGYGLKKQHQKTSVVGNPFPKVGENFKNFYENNIPFELTNAQKRVLKEIRTDMKKPIQMNRLLQGDVGSGKTMVALLSMLIAMDNGFQSCMMAPTEILAQQHFNGISELLEHTNIKVRLLTGSTKTSERKIIHEELLSGELSILVGTHAVLEDIVQFKNLGLAIIDEQHRFGVAQRAKLWAKNKIPPHILVMTATPIPRTLAMSFYSDLDVSIIDEMPVGRKPIITAHRREKDRLSVFRFAKEEIDKGRQIYFVYPLIEESETLDYKNLMENFDHILEFYSEYNVTMLHGRMRPDEKEANMKYFASGKAQIMVATTVIEVGVNVPNASVMIIESAERFGLSQLHQLRGRVGRGAEQSYCILLTSDKLSKESRTRIKTMTETNDGFKISEVDMQLRGPGDILGTQQSGVVDFKKLDLVADGNIIKTAKSAVEHLIKSDPHLQNPDNFSLRNYYVKQYKGKNKWGRIS
- a CDS encoding peptide MFS transporter, with amino-acid sequence MNLTLEQIQDFKGKYPRQIWSLFFSEMWERFCFYGMRGMLVFFMISELKFGDQKANLQYGATQAFVYAFTFVGGLFADKILGFRKSLFWGGLLMIVGSLILAFEPHQFFFLGIAFTVVGTGFFKPNISTMVGKLYKSDDARRDAGFSLFYAGINLGALLGGYLCIAIGKGEMLSSVIPENKRWNVAFGLAAIVMVISLINFVFTQRRMGPIGLAPQKILADGTKVALEKWKEYGVYVLSLIFVPLIMVMVSVPEYTDYFMWTVGPLTLIYLFYEMSKVNSSERKKLWAALVFIVFSILFWGIYEQSGGSLSIFAAKNLNKDLFGLDPNGVNNSGGAFFIIFLAPLVGLLWVWLSKRRLEPNTLIKFGLGFIFLGLGYYVLFATKFFANLQGVTSLNVFTIALLVITFGELCLSPIGLSIMTKLSTEKLQGMMMGMWFLASAYGQYVAGIIGANMATAKEGASNMDALIAYTDGYKQLGIYALIAGVVLILISPMVKKLMQEVR
- a CDS encoding thioredoxin family protein, which produces MKKIAFLLFALFAVLSFSQVKWMTLEQAIAAQQEKPKKIFIDFYADWCGPCKIMDKNTYGHQEIANFLNENYYAVKFDAEGKESVTVFGRIFSNPEFSSGKKRNSMHDFTKFMNVNSVPSIVFLNEQSMPITNINGFLTAKELDPYLRIISSDEYKKFKSRAEWENYQRKMKSTIKE